The DNA segment AGCGTATCGTTCAAGTCGGCATCCAGCGTCGCAGCTTCACGCACCTGCAAGACTTCTTCCAGGAAGTTCAGGCAGGCGCCCTCGGTAAAGTGAAGCAGGTCAAAGGGGTCTATCTGACGCGCCGCGATTCAATCGGCAAGCCAACCGGAGCCCTCAAACCACCAGCCACCGTTAACCACGATATGTGGTGCGGACCGGCTCCGACCAAACTAGAGCGAGCCAAGTATCACTACGACTGGCACTGGTTCTGGGATTATGGCAACGCAGAACTGGGCAACAACGGCCCGCACATTCTCGACCTATGCCGCTGGTCGATCGGCGCCGAAGAGTTTCCGACCGCAGTCAGCAGCGTCGGTGGTCGCTATGTCTGGGACGACAACGGCCAGACTCCGAACACACATATTCTGCGATATGAATATGCCAAGGCCCCAATCACATTCGAGATCCGCGATCTACCCACCGCGACGGGCAAGAAGGATACCTGCAAGTATAAGGACATCAGCTATGGCATCGTTGTCGAAGGCGAAGACGCGACCTACGTCGGCTTTGATACCGGCAAGGTGATCGATCCCGACGGCAAGGTCATTCGCGAGATCACTGGCAACACCGGTAGCGATGGCGGGCGTCAGTTGCATCGCGAGAACTTCGTAAAAGCGGTCCGATCGCGAAACGCCAGCGAACTGAACTGCGACGTCCGCACCGGGCACCTTTCGACCGCGCTGTGCCACCTGGGGAATATCTCGCACCGCCTGGGTGAGTCAGTTTCGCTTTCGTCTTTGAACAATCAGTTGCAAGATCAACCGCTCGTTCAGGAAGCTGCGAAACGGATGGAATCGCACCTCGAAGCGAACGGAGTCGATCTGGCATCGGCCCAGGTCGAATTCGGCCCGACCCTGGCTATCGACCCCAAAACCGAGTCGTTCCCGCAGAGCGAAGCCGCCAACGGCCTCCTCAAACGGGAATACCGAGCGCCCTACGTGGTGCCGGAAGTGGTTTAATCGAAACTACTTCGTTCAGCCTGCGGGACTTGATAAGGCGTAGGGGCTTTCCGTATTCTGGAGAGCCAGACCTGCACCTTACTAACCAGTAGCTTCCTGTCCTTAGCGGCAAGCGGCTGGGCCTCGCGGATGAACGAAGACTCATGGCCGATGAACCGAGAAAAGTCCGACTGCTTGATATTGCCAACAAGGCGGGCGTAAGCCGCGCAGCCGTCGGGCACATCTTGAACAACTCGGGAGCGGACTGCGTTCGCGTTTCGGAAGCGACCCGCGAAAAGGTCTTGAAGATCGCGGCCGAGCTGGACTATCGCCCTAACCGGGCCGCCCAGCGACTGCGTGGTATGCCAACCAAGATTGTGGGCGTGATCCTCGACACGGTGAACATGGCGGTCTTCTCGGCTCGTCTGGCGGCGATCGAAGCGGAAGCCCATACCCGCGGCTACCGTTTGATGATTGGCCAGGTGCACCACGATCCGGACGAAATCAAGACTTACCTGGACGATTTCATCGATCATGGAATGGATGCCATTCTGTGCATGTTCGATGTAATGCAAGATATTCGCCCGAAACTGAAGAAGGTGTTTCGCAATCGCGAGCACATCATTCTGCACTCGAGACCGATCTTGAAGACGCAGGCCTGTGTTCGTGTTGAAACCTCTTCGGCGATCGAACAACTGGTCGACCACCTGGCGGATCGAGGGCGTGAAAAGATTGCGATCCAGCTTTGGTCCCCTACGGACCATTTGATGTCGATCCGCAGCGATGCCTGGAAAGAGAACGTCAAGCGACGCAAGCTGGCCTCGTCGAGTTCCCTGATCTGGACCAACCCTGAAGCGACCCAAAAGCCATCACGTGAAGCGATCGACGACTGTATTCAAAAGCTGGTCGTGAAGAACGGGGCGGACGCCATCATTGCATCGAATGACGAATGGGCCGTGCGAATCATTCAGGGACTGGAGCGACACGGATGTGCGGTGCCGAAAGATGTTGCCGTGACGGGTTACGACAACCTGGACATTGCCGACGTGATCGAGCCAGGGCTTACCACCATCGACCAATGCCATGCCGAGTACGCCAAGCAGGCACTCGATCTGGTTGAAGAATCGCTCGCCGGAACGCTGACTCCGGCCAAGAAGCTTCGGGTCATTCGCCCGAAACTAGTAATTCGCGAATCGAGCTAAGTGGTCGTCGCTTGATGACCACCATTCTGCAACGGCATTTTGGCCCGGAGCGGGGCAGGGGGCATATACAGCCCCAGGAACTGCAGCGGATTGACTCGCGTTAGTGATTCGACCTGGGATGCGGTCAGTCCAAGATGGAACCGCAGGTTCTTCGCCATTTGCTGCATCGTGGTCGCAGAACCGACCAGGTGGCTATCGTCTTCCGCACGGGGCACACCATCTTCGCCGACGGTGACCTCTTGATCTCCCAGGGCATAAACGCCAGGGCCACAGCCTGCGGCTGCGATTGCATCGGAGACGACGAAGGCCCGTTCGAGGCCGACGATTTCCAAATAGTTCTTGAGCGCGAAGAAGGGGACATGCGCTCCATCCGCAATGAAACCAAAGTGCAATCGATCGGACCGACTCAAGGCTCGCTGAATGATATTGTCGTGACGATCCATCAGCCGAGGGCAACCATTCCCGAGGTGCGTAAACATTGACAAACCAGCATCCAGCGCAGCATCCAACTGATCGAGCGTTGCGTTGGTATGCCCTGCGGAAACGATCACGTCTTCATCGACCAGACGACGCGTCACCGACTGATCGGCATCTTGCTCTGGCGCCAAGGTAAACACGCGAACGAGTCCTTCGCCTGCCTCAAGCAGCGGGGCGGTCTTATCCCATGTCGCCTGACAGGCAGCAGTCACCGGATGAGCGCCGACATAGCCGGGTTCCGTACTGATGAATGGACCTTCCACATGGAACCCGGCGATCATCCGCCGCAGTAGCGGATCGGTCTCGCGCAACCGAGTAATCCGCGCGATACGAGCCGTCATCCGAGCAACGTCGTCCGTGATGATCGTGATCAACACGCTTTCCACGTTATCTCGCTCGAGGCCCAGGCAGGCGGCCTGTAAGTCTTCCTCCGAGATATCGTCCTGATTGAAATCAACGCCGTAATAGCCGTTGATCTGAACATCGATGAATTTCGCGCGCGACATGCTGGATTCCGGTGGGATATCAGGAGAGCGGGGAAGAGCTAAGGAGTGAAGCGGAAGCATTATCCAGATACATCCAAGTATCGCCGTGGGTCTGCAAGATAGAAGCAGGCACATCCGGCGATACCGAGCCCTGCAAGCTATTGCGTACCGCTTCCGCTTTTCGCTGATCCGGGACACTACAGATAATCGTCTTGGTTTTCAGGATCTGGCGGCAAGACATGCTAATCGCCTGTTTTGGCACGTCATCGATCGACGCAAACCAGCCCTCGCCTGCTTGCTGCTGGCGACAAGCTTCATCCAGCTCGACAACCAGGTACGGCGTTTCGGTCTCGAAGTCGGCCGGAGGGTCGTTGAACGCCAGGTGACCGTTCTCCCCGATCCCGACGAAGGCCACATCAATCGGATGATCCACGATAATCGCCCCTAGTTGATCGCACATTTCTCGTGGCGACTGCGACATGCCATCCACAAAGTAAAACTGCTTCAGCGAGACTCGCTGCACGAATCGCTCTCGTAGGTAGCGGACAAACGAGGCCGGGTGCTGATCGTTGATTCCCAGGTACTCATCCAGGTGGAAGCCAGTCA comes from the Bremerella sp. JC817 genome and includes:
- a CDS encoding LacI family DNA-binding transcriptional regulator, which encodes MADEPRKVRLLDIANKAGVSRAAVGHILNNSGADCVRVSEATREKVLKIAAELDYRPNRAAQRLRGMPTKIVGVILDTVNMAVFSARLAAIEAEAHTRGYRLMIGQVHHDPDEIKTYLDDFIDHGMDAILCMFDVMQDIRPKLKKVFRNREHIILHSRPILKTQACVRVETSSAIEQLVDHLADRGREKIAIQLWSPTDHLMSIRSDAWKENVKRRKLASSSSLIWTNPEATQKPSREAIDDCIQKLVVKNGADAIIASNDEWAVRIIQGLERHGCAVPKDVAVTGYDNLDIADVIEPGLTTIDQCHAEYAKQALDLVEESLAGTLTPAKKLRVIRPKLVIRESS
- a CDS encoding glucosamine-6-phosphate deaminase gives rise to the protein MEIQVLEDAKSLGLAAARQGAEAIRQAIAQRGSANIIVATGASQFETLAALIVEPDIDWSRVTGFHLDEYLGINDQHPASFVRYLRERFVQRVSLKQFYFVDGMSQSPREMCDQLGAIIVDHPIDVAFVGIGENGHLAFNDPPADFETETPYLVVELDEACRQQQAGEGWFASIDDVPKQAISMSCRQILKTKTIICSVPDQRKAEAVRNSLQGSVSPDVPASILQTHGDTWMYLDNASASLLSSSPLS
- a CDS encoding N-acetylglucosamine-6-phosphate deacetylase, whose translation is MSRAKFIDVQINGYYGVDFNQDDISEEDLQAACLGLERDNVESVLITIITDDVARMTARIARITRLRETDPLLRRMIAGFHVEGPFISTEPGYVGAHPVTAACQATWDKTAPLLEAGEGLVRVFTLAPEQDADQSVTRRLVDEDVIVSAGHTNATLDQLDAALDAGLSMFTHLGNGCPRLMDRHDNIIQRALSRSDRLHFGFIADGAHVPFFALKNYLEIVGLERAFVVSDAIAAAGCGPGVYALGDQEVTVGEDGVPRAEDDSHLVGSATTMQQMAKNLRFHLGLTASQVESLTRVNPLQFLGLYMPPAPLRAKMPLQNGGHQATTT
- a CDS encoding Gfo/Idh/MocA family oxidoreductase, which translates into the protein MTHLNRRSFLAAASATAMTTFTSSPSFAAANDELRVVVVGVNGIGRTHLNGFSQISGVRVVGACDVDSAVLGQRAEEHQKKFQQKLKTYNDMRRVLDDPDVDAVVLAIPNHWHALGTVWGCQAGKDVYTEKPCSHNIWEAGQMKKAADKYERIVQVGIQRRSFTHLQDFFQEVQAGALGKVKQVKGVYLTRRDSIGKPTGALKPPATVNHDMWCGPAPTKLERAKYHYDWHWFWDYGNAELGNNGPHILDLCRWSIGAEEFPTAVSSVGGRYVWDDNGQTPNTHILRYEYAKAPITFEIRDLPTATGKKDTCKYKDISYGIVVEGEDATYVGFDTGKVIDPDGKVIREITGNTGSDGGRQLHRENFVKAVRSRNASELNCDVRTGHLSTALCHLGNISHRLGESVSLSSLNNQLQDQPLVQEAAKRMESHLEANGVDLASAQVEFGPTLAIDPKTESFPQSEAANGLLKREYRAPYVVPEVV